The Methylacidimicrobium sp. B4 genome contains a region encoding:
- the merA gene encoding mercury(II) reductase, translating to MKEETMKRDDPRELTITGMTCESCAIHIKAALERVPGVQSAEVSFGQGRARVAVGTEMASEALVDAVTRLGYGAALAESAPPPTKGGGLDRLQEGVVDHGQAASRDGALQIAILGSGGAAMAAALKAVERGARVTLVERGTIGGTCVNVGCVPSKILIRAAHIAHLRRESPFDAGLPPVSPTILWERLLAQQQARVDELRHAKYESVLDAHPSITVLHGEARFQDARSLTVQRKGGGESVVAFDRCLIATGASPAVPPIPGLRETPYWTSTEALITEAIPERLAVIGSSVVAVELAQAFARLGSRVTILARSTLLFREDPAIGEALTAAFRSEGIEVWEHTQASEVAYRDPEFVLRIPQGELRVDRLLVATGRTPNTRSLGLEAAGVAVNEQGAIEIDAGMRTSAPDIYAAGDCTDKPQFVYVAAAAGTRAAINMTGGQATLDLTVVPRVVFTDPQVAMVGLSEEEAHHEGIETDSRLLTLDNVPRALVNFDPHGFIKLVVEEGSHRLIGVQAVASEAGEVIQAAALGIRARMTVEELANELFPYLTMVEGIKLAAQTFHKDVRQLSCCAG from the coding sequence ATGAAAGAGGAAACGATGAAAAGAGACGATCCGAGAGAGTTAACCATCACCGGCATGACCTGTGAGTCTTGCGCCATCCACATCAAGGCGGCGCTGGAGCGGGTGCCCGGTGTCCAATCGGCCGAGGTCTCTTTTGGGCAGGGGCGCGCGCGGGTGGCCGTGGGGACGGAGATGGCATCCGAAGCCCTGGTTGATGCCGTTACCAGGCTTGGCTACGGTGCAGCGCTAGCGGAGTCCGCCCCTCCGCCGACAAAGGGTGGAGGGCTCGATCGGCTCCAGGAAGGGGTTGTTGACCATGGTCAGGCGGCATCCCGCGATGGTGCGCTTCAGATCGCCATCCTCGGTAGCGGTGGGGCGGCGATGGCGGCGGCGCTGAAGGCGGTCGAGCGAGGCGCGCGGGTCACCCTCGTGGAGCGCGGCACGATCGGCGGCACCTGCGTCAATGTCGGCTGCGTCCCCTCCAAGATCCTGATTCGCGCGGCCCACATCGCTCACCTGCGCCGGGAAAGTCCCTTCGATGCCGGCCTGCCGCCGGTATCGCCGACCATCCTGTGGGAACGCCTGCTCGCCCAGCAGCAAGCGCGTGTCGATGAGCTGCGCCATGCCAAATACGAAAGCGTCCTCGATGCTCATCCATCCATCACCGTGCTCCATGGTGAAGCCCGCTTCCAGGACGCGCGCTCCCTCACGGTGCAGCGGAAGGGTGGTGGGGAGTCGGTGGTCGCCTTCGACCGCTGCCTGATCGCCACCGGTGCGAGCCCCGCCGTGCCGCCCATTCCCGGCCTCCGCGAGACGCCCTACTGGACTTCGACCGAGGCATTGATCACGGAGGCGATCCCGGAGCGGCTGGCGGTGATCGGCTCGTCGGTGGTGGCGGTCGAGCTGGCGCAAGCCTTCGCCCGGCTGGGCAGCCGGGTCACGATCTTGGCGCGCAGCACTCTGCTCTTCCGCGAAGACCCGGCCATTGGCGAGGCTCTCACCGCGGCGTTCCGCAGCGAGGGCATCGAGGTGTGGGAGCACACGCAGGCGAGCGAGGTAGCGTACCGGGACCCGGAATTCGTGCTGAGGATCCCGCAGGGTGAGCTGCGCGTCGACCGGCTCTTGGTCGCCACAGGCCGCACGCCCAATACGCGCAGCCTTGGCCTCGAGGCGGCGGGTGTCGCGGTCAACGAGCAGGGGGCCATCGAGATTGATGCCGGCATGCGGACGAGCGCCCCGGACATCTACGCTGCCGGCGACTGCACCGATAAGCCTCAGTTCGTCTATGTGGCGGCGGCGGCTGGTACCCGCGCGGCGATCAACATGACCGGTGGCCAAGCGACGCTCGACCTGACCGTAGTACCAAGGGTGGTGTTCACCGACCCGCAGGTCGCCATGGTCGGCTTGAGCGAAGAGGAGGCGCACCATGAGGGGATCGAGACCGACAGCCGGCTGCTCACGCTCGACAACGTGCCGCGCGCGCTCGTCAACTTCGACCCGCACGGCTTCATCAAGCTCGTCGTCGAGGAAGGTAGCCATCGGTTGATCGGTGTGCAGGCGGTCGCCTCGGAAGCGGGCGAGGTGATCCAGGCGGCGGCGCTCGGCATCCGGGCCCGGATGACGGTGGAGGAGCTGGCGAACGAGTTGTTCCCCTATCTGACGATGGTCGAAGGCATCAAGCTCGCCGCACAGACCTTCCACAAGGACGTGAGGCAGCTGTCCTGCTGCGCTGGGTAG
- the merP gene encoding mercury resistance system periplasmic binding protein MerP: MKKLLIAIALSAVVAPVWAATQTVTLFVPGMTCAACPITVKKALSKVEGVSRIDVEPKKREVVVTFDDTKTSVEKLTKATKDAGYPSSVKP, encoded by the coding sequence ATGAAGAAACTACTGATTGCTATCGCCCTGAGTGCCGTCGTTGCCCCCGTTTGGGCCGCAACCCAAACCGTGACGCTCTTCGTGCCCGGCATGACCTGTGCGGCCTGCCCGATCACGGTCAAGAAGGCGCTCTCCAAGGTCGAGGGGGTGAGCCGGATCGACGTGGAGCCCAAGAAGCGGGAAGTGGTCGTCACCTTCGATGACACCAAGACCAGCGTGGAGAAGCTCACCAAGGCGACCAAGGATGCGGGCTATCCCTCGAGCGTCAAGCCGTGA
- the merT gene encoding mercuric ion transporter MerT: MSESQKVESKNRVGALLAGGLAAILALSCCLGPLLLVALGLSGAWIGNLTVLEPYRPIFIFAALVSLFFAWRSIFRRTSACKEGEVCAVPRVRTAYKWIFWVVAALIVVALVFPYLLPLFY, translated from the coding sequence ATGTCGGAATCCCAAAAGGTAGAATCGAAAAACAGGGTCGGTGCCCTGCTGGCTGGCGGGCTGGCCGCCATCCTCGCCTTGAGCTGCTGCTTGGGGCCCTTGCTCTTGGTGGCCCTGGGCCTGAGCGGCGCCTGGATCGGCAATTTGACCGTGCTTGAGCCCTACCGGCCAATCTTCATCTTCGCGGCGCTGGTCTCGCTCTTCTTCGCTTGGCGAAGCATCTTCCGGCGGACGAGCGCCTGCAAGGAGGGCGAGGTCTGCGCGGTTCCTCGCGTTCGGACCGCCTACAAGTGGATCTTCTGGGTCGTGGCCGCGCTGATCGTGGTCGCGCTCGTTTTTCCCTACCTGTTGCCACTCTTCTACTGA
- the merR gene encoding Hg(II)-responsive transcriptional regulator, which yields MKKSRESLTIGAFAKAAGVGVETIRFYQRKGLLPEPDRPYGSIRRYGAADVARVKFIKSAQRLGFRLHEIGELLKLEDGRHCHETARFAARRLADVRARLADLTRMEAVLSKLVDECKTQQGNVFCPLIAALHSS from the coding sequence ATGAAAAAGAGCCGAGAGAGCCTCACCATCGGCGCTTTCGCCAAGGCCGCCGGAGTCGGCGTCGAGACGATCCGCTTCTACCAGCGGAAGGGATTGCTGCCTGAGCCCGATCGGCCGTATGGGAGCATTCGCCGATATGGCGCAGCGGATGTGGCACGGGTCAAATTCATCAAGTCGGCCCAGCGGCTCGGCTTCCGCCTCCATGAGATCGGGGAGCTCCTCAAGCTGGAGGATGGCAGGCACTGCCACGAGACGGCCCGATTTGCCGCGCGACGGCTGGCGGATGTGCGCGCCCGGCTCGCGGATCTCACGCGGATGGAGGCGGTGCTCTCGAAATTGGTCGACGAGTGCAAGACACAGCAGGGCAATGTCTTCTGCCCCCTGATCGCCGCCCTGCATTCCTCTTGA
- the glp gene encoding gephyrin-like molybdotransferase Glp: MSGRSLLPVIAFVGRSGAGKTTLLCSVVRILASKGLRVAAIKHAHKGFEIDYPGKDSMRLREAGANPVLLVSPTRRAWVEEMTPPEEPELAEAIALLGPSPIDLLLVEGFRAEGVPKIELVAPGLGPLFCQDDPALLAVASEGALSLPSGVRFFNRNDAAGVAGLILETSGLAASRVRGQSPPRAKERLSLEEARRRLGEEMAPSRTEEEVALSRSVGRVLARELVSPIDLPAASTSAMDGYAVRASQLGERGGEFWIAGTAAAGAPFSGSLPEASCVRIFTGALLPEGTDLVIAQEEALLRGEKVLLPGGLPAGENVRARGENLVRGQKLLSAGTRIGPRALALLAAIGSETVFVRPRLRVGLLCTGKELRPLGEPLNAGEIYDSNRVFLSAALGELGVELTEGGIADDDPKLLEERLDCLAERVDLLVTTGGVSVGEGDYVGKLLTQRDAVVLRQVAVKPGRPFLFGRWRGKPLFGLPGTPAAVFVLFYDLVGPLIRSRMGEIPSGARARLPSLVRIRKRAGRTEYWAGHLVSGPRGEPAFTPVSLADAAGFFPSASADLLALLPAESDCVEVGEAVEVIFLPK; the protein is encoded by the coding sequence GTGAGCGGGCGGAGCCTCCTCCCTGTGATCGCCTTCGTGGGACGGAGCGGAGCCGGGAAGACGACCCTTCTCTGCTCGGTCGTGCGCATCCTCGCCTCCAAGGGGCTCCGGGTCGCCGCGATCAAGCATGCCCACAAAGGCTTCGAGATCGATTATCCCGGGAAGGACAGCATGCGGCTGCGGGAGGCCGGTGCCAATCCGGTCCTTCTCGTCTCTCCGACCCGGCGCGCGTGGGTCGAGGAGATGACCCCTCCGGAGGAGCCCGAGCTTGCGGAAGCGATCGCCCTTCTTGGGCCAAGCCCGATCGACCTGCTCCTGGTCGAAGGGTTTCGGGCGGAGGGGGTGCCGAAGATCGAGCTGGTGGCACCGGGGCTGGGACCCCTCTTCTGCCAGGATGATCCGGCTCTTCTGGCTGTGGCTTCCGAAGGCGCTCTCTCGCTTCCCTCGGGCGTCCGCTTTTTCAACCGGAACGATGCCGCAGGGGTCGCGGGCCTGATCCTCGAGACCTCCGGCCTTGCGGCTTCCCGCGTGCGCGGTCAATCGCCGCCTCGGGCGAAGGAGCGGCTTTCGCTCGAGGAGGCCCGGCGACGGCTCGGGGAGGAGATGGCTCCGTCTCGGACGGAAGAGGAGGTTGCCCTGTCGCGAAGCGTAGGGCGTGTTCTGGCGCGGGAGCTCGTTTCTCCAATCGATCTCCCTGCCGCATCAACCTCTGCGATGGATGGCTATGCCGTCCGAGCCTCGCAACTGGGGGAGAGGGGAGGAGAATTTTGGATCGCTGGCACCGCCGCCGCGGGAGCGCCCTTTTCGGGCTCCCTGCCCGAGGCGAGCTGCGTGCGCATCTTTACCGGGGCCCTTCTTCCGGAGGGGACCGACCTTGTCATTGCGCAAGAGGAGGCTCTCCTCCGGGGCGAGAAGGTGCTCTTGCCCGGCGGCTTGCCAGCCGGGGAGAACGTTCGTGCCCGCGGCGAGAACCTGGTCCGGGGCCAGAAGCTTCTTTCCGCGGGAACAAGGATTGGCCCCCGCGCTCTCGCGCTGCTGGCCGCGATTGGATCGGAGACGGTCTTCGTGCGTCCGAGGCTCCGGGTCGGGCTTCTCTGCACGGGCAAGGAGCTGCGGCCCCTGGGAGAGCCGCTCAACGCCGGGGAGATCTACGACAGCAACCGGGTCTTTCTTTCGGCAGCGCTGGGCGAGCTCGGGGTCGAGCTGACCGAGGGCGGAATCGCGGATGACGACCCGAAGCTCCTGGAGGAGAGGCTCGACTGTCTCGCGGAGCGGGTCGATCTGCTGGTGACGACGGGCGGCGTCTCCGTAGGCGAGGGTGATTATGTAGGCAAGCTCCTGACGCAGCGGGACGCGGTCGTCCTCCGACAGGTCGCGGTCAAGCCCGGGCGACCCTTTCTCTTTGGCCGGTGGCGCGGAAAGCCGCTCTTCGGCCTGCCCGGAACACCCGCGGCGGTCTTCGTGCTCTTCTACGACCTGGTCGGTCCGCTGATCCGCTCCCGGATGGGGGAGATACCCTCTGGGGCCAGAGCGCGGCTTCCGTCGCTTGTCCGGATCCGCAAGCGTGCAGGCCGGACGGAGTATTGGGCGGGTCACCTCGTCTCGGGGCCGAGAGGCGAGCCCGCGTTCACCCCGGTCAGCCTTGCGGATGCGGCAGGGTTCTTTCCCTCCGCTTCTGCGGATCTCCTGGCTCTCCTGCCTGCGGAATCGGACTGCGTCGAGGTCGGAGAGGCGGTCGAGGTGATCTTCCTTCCGAAGTAG
- the mobA gene encoding molybdenum cofactor guanylyltransferase MobA translates to MGGVLLCGGRGLRMRGVEKGLLPLDGKPLCAHAAERLRRQVSWLAISANRERERYAAFGLPVLPDLRPGFWGPLAGVEAAWAALPPSLSFLLTAPGDSPFLPRDLGERLFRGVMAGTTGSAYAHDGVRGQFLCALYERESEGLLRGFLDRGGRRAEEFLQSIGATAIDFSERPADFWNVNSPEDWERIRQRAAEERKGR, encoded by the coding sequence ATGGGTGGCGTCCTCCTTTGCGGCGGCCGGGGATTGCGCATGCGGGGTGTGGAGAAGGGGCTGCTCCCCTTGGACGGGAAACCACTTTGTGCCCATGCGGCCGAGCGGCTGCGGCGGCAGGTGAGCTGGCTCGCCATCAGCGCCAATCGGGAGAGGGAGCGATACGCCGCCTTTGGGCTTCCGGTGCTGCCTGATCTCCGTCCCGGCTTTTGGGGGCCCTTGGCTGGGGTGGAAGCGGCCTGGGCCGCTCTGCCTCCGAGCTTGTCCTTCCTCTTGACCGCTCCGGGAGACTCCCCCTTCCTGCCGCGAGATCTCGGCGAGCGGCTCTTTCGCGGGGTGATGGCCGGGACAACGGGGAGCGCCTATGCGCATGACGGGGTGCGGGGACAGTTCCTTTGTGCGCTCTATGAGCGGGAGAGCGAAGGATTGCTGCGAGGCTTTCTCGATCGGGGAGGGAGGAGGGCCGAAGAGTTTTTGCAGTCGATCGGAGCCACCGCGATTGATTTTTCCGAGCGGCCCGCCGATTTTTGGAACGTGAACAGCCCGGAGGATTGGGAGCGGATTCGCCAGAGAGCCGCAGAGGAGCGGAAGGGACGGTGA
- a CDS encoding formate dehydrogenase subunit delta, which produces MIEDLVQMANQIGDFFDSYPSREEAEAGIADHLKRFWTPSMREKLLAYAEEDGRELSEPVRAALALLQKPVAGA; this is translated from the coding sequence ATGATCGAAGACTTGGTGCAGATGGCGAACCAGATCGGCGACTTCTTTGACAGCTATCCTTCCCGGGAAGAAGCGGAGGCGGGAATCGCGGACCATCTCAAGAGATTCTGGACTCCCTCGATGCGGGAAAAGCTCCTGGCCTATGCCGAGGAGGACGGCAGGGAGCTGTCGGAACCGGTGCGAGCCGCCCTGGCTCTCCTTCAGAAACCGGTCGCAGGCGCGTAG
- the fdhF gene encoding formate dehydrogenase subunit alpha produces the protein MLTERHADFGTPSRGCECGHGHPQEHPMKNGARQITVWIDGKEVSVPEGTSVLRAAALAGVGVPKLCATDSLEPFGSCRLCLVEIEGKRGFPASCTTTVDPGMKVKTFSERLAGLRRGVMELYISDHPLDCLTCPADGDCELQDMAGDVGLREVRYGYAGKNHLQAAKDKSNPYFTFDPAKCIVCSRCVRACDEIQGTFALTVEGRGFDSLIQPGPTGEFLSSECVSCGACVYACPTSALMEKAVIDLGLPSESTDTTCAYCGVGCSFHAETKGTTVVRMTPNKESLSNHGHSCVKGRFAWSYASSRDRATKPMIRKRIEDPWQEVSWTEAIEHVASEFLRIREKHGRNSIGAVSSSRCTNEEDYIVQKLVRAVFRNNNIDTCARVCHSPTGYGLRKAFGESAGTNPFDSVDQANLIFVVGANPTDGHPVFGSRMKQRLRAGAKLIVADPRRTDLVRTPHIEADIHLPLRPGTNVALLNAIAHAILEEKLENREYIEARCDLTTYAKWREMILRPENSPEAMAPVTGVPADAIRAAARLYATTHPAAIYYGLGVTEHSQGSTGVMCLANLAMVTGNVGLDGAGVNPLRGQNNVQGACDMGSFPHELAGYRHISDEMARRSFEEAWGVEIDPEPGFRITNMLSAATIGEFKGLYMHGEDLVQSDPDASHVIAGLRNMELVVLHDIFLNESSHYAHVFLPGCSFLEKDGTFTNAERRIQLVRQVMPPLCGKQEWEVVQEIAQAMGYPMHYHHASEIMDEVARLTPTFHGVSFEKLARLGSIQWPCNEKAPEGTPVMHRGEFVRGKGFFALTGYVPTREKVSERFPLLLTTGRILFHYNVGTQTRRTANTIWSKEDLLEIHPSDAEERGIRDGDKTELRSRKGSAVMRCLVSERVAPGTVYATFHFPENRTNVLTTENSDWATNCPEYKVTAVQVTRVFEPLRAEERENGKPAKRREVVPAAGE, from the coding sequence ATGTTGACGGAGAGGCATGCAGATTTCGGAACGCCGAGCCGTGGCTGCGAATGCGGGCACGGTCATCCCCAGGAACACCCGATGAAAAACGGGGCCCGGCAAATCACGGTTTGGATCGACGGAAAAGAGGTCTCCGTCCCCGAGGGGACCTCGGTCTTGCGTGCCGCGGCCCTCGCCGGAGTGGGGGTGCCCAAGCTTTGTGCCACCGACAGCCTCGAACCCTTTGGCTCCTGCCGGCTCTGCCTGGTTGAAATCGAGGGGAAGAGGGGCTTTCCCGCCTCCTGCACGACCACCGTCGACCCGGGAATGAAGGTCAAGACCTTCTCCGAGCGGCTGGCGGGACTCCGGCGCGGGGTGATGGAGCTCTACATCTCCGATCATCCCCTCGACTGCCTCACCTGCCCCGCGGACGGAGATTGCGAGCTCCAGGACATGGCGGGCGATGTGGGCCTGCGCGAGGTGCGCTACGGATATGCCGGGAAGAACCACCTGCAGGCCGCAAAGGACAAGAGCAATCCCTATTTCACCTTCGATCCCGCCAAGTGCATCGTCTGCTCCCGATGCGTGCGGGCCTGTGATGAGATTCAAGGGACCTTCGCCCTGACCGTCGAGGGCCGAGGCTTCGATTCGCTGATCCAGCCGGGACCCACGGGCGAGTTCTTGAGCTCGGAGTGCGTCTCCTGCGGCGCCTGCGTCTATGCCTGCCCGACTTCCGCGCTGATGGAGAAGGCGGTGATCGATCTCGGCTTGCCGAGTGAGTCGACCGATACGACCTGCGCCTACTGCGGGGTCGGCTGCTCCTTCCACGCGGAGACCAAGGGGACGACCGTCGTGCGGATGACGCCCAACAAGGAGAGCCTCTCGAACCATGGCCACTCCTGCGTGAAGGGACGTTTCGCCTGGTCGTATGCCTCCTCGCGGGATCGGGCCACCAAGCCCATGATCCGCAAGCGGATCGAGGATCCCTGGCAGGAAGTGAGCTGGACCGAGGCGATCGAGCATGTGGCCTCCGAGTTTCTCCGCATTCGGGAGAAACATGGTCGGAATTCGATCGGGGCGGTGAGCTCCTCCCGCTGCACCAACGAGGAGGACTACATCGTCCAGAAGCTGGTGCGCGCGGTCTTCCGCAACAACAACATCGATACCTGCGCCCGGGTCTGCCACTCTCCGACTGGGTATGGGCTGCGGAAGGCGTTCGGGGAATCGGCCGGCACCAACCCGTTCGATTCGGTCGATCAGGCCAACCTGATCTTTGTCGTCGGCGCGAACCCAACCGATGGACACCCGGTATTCGGCTCGCGGATGAAGCAGCGGCTGCGCGCGGGGGCGAAGCTGATCGTCGCCGATCCGCGCCGGACCGATCTCGTGCGCACCCCGCACATCGAGGCCGACATTCATTTGCCGCTGCGGCCGGGCACCAACGTCGCCCTGCTCAACGCGATCGCCCACGCGATCCTTGAGGAAAAGCTCGAGAACCGCGAATATATCGAGGCCCGGTGCGACCTGACAACCTACGCGAAGTGGCGCGAGATGATCCTGCGCCCTGAAAACTCGCCCGAGGCGATGGCGCCGGTCACGGGGGTTCCGGCCGACGCGATTCGTGCGGCGGCCCGCCTCTACGCAACGACCCATCCCGCAGCGATCTACTACGGCCTCGGGGTGACAGAGCATTCGCAAGGCTCGACCGGAGTGATGTGCTTGGCCAACCTGGCGATGGTGACCGGCAACGTCGGCCTGGATGGGGCGGGCGTCAACCCGCTGCGCGGGCAGAACAATGTGCAGGGCGCCTGCGACATGGGCTCCTTCCCGCACGAGCTGGCGGGCTACCGGCATATCTCCGATGAGATGGCCCGGAGAAGCTTCGAGGAGGCCTGGGGCGTTGAGATCGATCCCGAGCCCGGGTTCCGGATCACCAACATGCTTTCGGCCGCAACGATCGGAGAGTTCAAGGGGCTCTACATGCACGGAGAGGATCTGGTGCAATCCGATCCCGATGCCTCCCACGTCATCGCGGGGCTGCGGAACATGGAGCTTGTCGTGCTCCATGACATCTTCCTCAACGAGAGCTCGCACTATGCCCATGTCTTCCTTCCGGGCTGCTCCTTCCTTGAAAAGGACGGGACCTTCACCAATGCGGAGCGCCGAATCCAATTGGTCCGCCAGGTCATGCCCCCCCTCTGCGGAAAGCAGGAGTGGGAGGTGGTGCAGGAAATCGCTCAGGCGATGGGGTATCCGATGCACTATCACCATGCCTCCGAGATCATGGACGAGGTCGCCCGATTGACTCCGACCTTCCACGGGGTGAGCTTCGAGAAGCTTGCGCGGCTCGGCTCGATCCAATGGCCGTGCAACGAGAAGGCTCCGGAAGGGACCCCGGTCATGCACCGCGGGGAATTCGTCCGCGGCAAGGGATTCTTTGCGCTCACAGGGTACGTGCCGACCCGGGAGAAGGTATCGGAGCGGTTTCCGCTACTGCTGACTACGGGTCGGATCCTCTTCCACTACAATGTGGGCACGCAGACCCGCCGGACTGCAAATACGATCTGGAGCAAGGAGGATCTGCTCGAGATCCATCCGAGCGACGCGGAGGAGCGCGGCATCCGGGACGGAGACAAGACCGAGCTGCGGAGCCGGAAGGGGAGTGCGGTCATGCGCTGCTTGGTGAGCGAACGGGTAGCGCCCGGAACGGTCTACGCCACCTTTCACTTTCCGGAAAACCGGACGAACGTGCTGACGACCGAGAACTCCGACTGGGCGACCAACTGCCCGGAATACAAGGTTACGGCCGTCCAGGTGACCCGCGTGTTCGAGCCGCTGCGAGCGGAAGAGCGGGAGAACGGCAAACCGGCCAAGCGGCGGGAGGTCGTGCCCGCCGCCGGCGAATAG
- a CDS encoding NADH-quinone oxidoreductase subunit NuoF: MKVYVPRDYSACAMGADEVARAIEREAARRGLSLDLVRNGSRGLYWLEPLVEVERNGERIGYGPVTEEEVEGLFAAGFLEGKEHPARLGDPEEIPYLRRQKRVVFRRMGRTDPLSLDAYRQQGGLAGLTRALTLSPQQIVEEVTKSGLRGRGGAGFPTGIKWKTTLQAEADRKYVVCNADEGDSGTFSDRMVIEGDPFLLIEGMIIAGLAVGATEGYVYLRSEYPLARRVFEEALEKARAAGMLGNDILGSGKSFALNLYIGAGAYVCGEETALLESLEGKRGMVRPRPPLPAIRGLWQKPTVVNNVITLASVPVILADGAEAYAQLGVGRSKGTLPVQLSGNLKRPGLVEVPFGITLEELLFEYGGGTASGRPLKTIQIGGPLGPFLPPSLFSVTLDYEELTKVRGIVGHGGIVAFDDTVNLGRMARYAMEYCAGESCGKCTPCRIGSTRGMELLDQILSGKKGPGAAELLVDLCDVMVNASLCGLGGMTPFPVLSGLRFFPEDFGYSKEEVEPLLQKV, translated from the coding sequence ATGAAGGTCTACGTTCCTCGGGATTATTCGGCGTGCGCCATGGGCGCGGATGAGGTCGCCCGCGCAATCGAGCGCGAGGCGGCGCGACGGGGCCTCTCTCTCGATCTGGTCCGGAACGGATCGCGCGGACTTTACTGGCTGGAGCCGCTAGTGGAGGTGGAACGGAACGGAGAGAGGATCGGCTACGGCCCGGTCACCGAAGAGGAGGTCGAGGGCCTCTTCGCCGCAGGATTCCTCGAAGGAAAGGAGCATCCCGCACGCCTGGGCGACCCCGAAGAGATCCCCTATCTGCGCCGGCAGAAGCGGGTCGTCTTTCGCCGGATGGGAAGAACCGACCCTCTTTCGCTCGATGCCTATCGCCAACAAGGCGGACTCGCCGGGCTGACCCGGGCGCTCACTCTCTCTCCCCAGCAGATCGTCGAGGAGGTGACCAAGTCGGGCTTGCGCGGGCGCGGGGGAGCGGGCTTTCCCACCGGAATCAAGTGGAAGACGACCCTGCAGGCGGAGGCTGACCGGAAGTATGTCGTCTGCAACGCCGACGAGGGGGACTCCGGCACCTTCTCCGACCGGATGGTCATCGAGGGGGATCCCTTTCTTTTGATCGAGGGAATGATCATCGCGGGATTGGCCGTCGGCGCCACCGAGGGCTACGTCTATCTCCGCTCGGAATATCCGCTCGCTCGCCGGGTCTTCGAGGAAGCGCTGGAGAAGGCGAGGGCCGCGGGCATGCTCGGGAACGACATCCTGGGAAGTGGCAAATCCTTTGCGCTGAATCTCTACATTGGGGCGGGCGCCTATGTCTGCGGCGAGGAAACCGCCCTGCTGGAAAGCCTCGAGGGAAAGCGGGGGATGGTTCGTCCGCGGCCGCCGCTGCCCGCCATACGCGGCCTCTGGCAAAAACCCACCGTGGTCAATAACGTGATCACGCTCGCCTCGGTTCCGGTCATCCTGGCCGATGGCGCGGAGGCCTACGCGCAGCTTGGGGTGGGACGATCGAAGGGTACCCTCCCGGTGCAGCTTTCCGGGAACCTCAAGCGGCCAGGGCTCGTCGAGGTTCCTTTCGGGATTACGTTGGAAGAGCTGCTCTTCGAGTATGGCGGGGGGACGGCGAGCGGGCGCCCGCTCAAGACGATTCAGATCGGCGGCCCGCTGGGACCCTTCCTGCCGCCCTCGCTCTTCTCGGTGACCCTTGATTACGAGGAGCTGACCAAGGTCCGGGGGATCGTCGGCCATGGAGGGATCGTCGCCTTCGACGACACGGTCAACCTGGGTCGGATGGCCCGGTACGCGATGGAGTACTGCGCGGGGGAGTCGTGTGGGAAATGCACTCCCTGCCGGATCGGCTCGACCCGAGGCATGGAGCTGCTCGACCAGATCCTTTCGGGAAAGAAGGGGCCGGGAGCCGCGGAGCTTCTGGTCGATCTTTGCGACGTCATGGTCAACGCCTCACTCTGTGGGCTGGGCGGCATGACCCCCTTTCCCGTGTTGAGCGGGCTGCGGTTTTTCCCGGAGGACTTCGGGTATTCGAAAGAGGAAGTGGAACCGTTGCTCCAAAAGGTGTAG
- a CDS encoding formate dehydrogenase subunit gamma has product MENGKRERKDELEGILQTFARQANGLIPAFHAIQDRYGYVPKECLPEVARAFNLSQADVYGVLTFYHDFRHEPAGRHVVSVCRAEACQANGSATVIERIRERLGIDFGETTPDDEVTLLPTYCFGNCACGPSIAIDGKLYGRMSAERVERILRGMGALE; this is encoded by the coding sequence ATGGAAAACGGTAAGAGGGAAAGGAAGGACGAGCTCGAGGGCATCCTGCAGACGTTTGCTCGTCAGGCAAACGGGTTGATTCCCGCCTTTCATGCGATTCAGGACCGGTATGGTTATGTTCCCAAGGAGTGCCTTCCGGAGGTGGCGCGCGCGTTCAACCTTTCCCAGGCGGATGTCTACGGCGTGTTGACCTTCTACCACGATTTTCGGCATGAGCCGGCGGGACGGCATGTCGTTTCGGTCTGCCGGGCCGAGGCCTGTCAGGCCAACGGATCGGCAACCGTCATCGAGCGCATCCGGGAGCGACTGGGGATCGATTTCGGAGAGACGACCCCCGATGACGAGGTGACGCTCCTGCCGACCTACTGCTTCGGCAATTGCGCCTGCGGTCCCTCGATTGCGATTGATGGCAAGCTCTATGGCCGGATGAGTGCCGAGCGGGTGGAACGGATTCTCCGCGGGATGGGGGCGCTCGAATGA
- the pqqA gene encoding pyrroloquinoline quinone precursor peptide PqqA, producing MGSVACLVLPGGAFEKVPSQRGAINIMKWVKPEFEDISLCMEVTAYVNVAGK from the coding sequence ATGGGATCAGTAGCTTGCCTTGTGTTGCCGGGGGGTGCGTTTGAGAAAGTGCCTTCCCAACGAGGAGCGATAAATATCATGAAGTGGGTAAAACCGGAGTTTGAGGACATCAGCCTCTGCATGGAGGTTACCGCCTACGTCAACGTAGCGGGCAAATAA